The Methanobacterium sp. BAmetb5 genome includes a region encoding these proteins:
- a CDS encoding endonuclease V: MCFVNLTPQLASIQYSLADKVTESDDFCSRLERVAGVDISFPVHNKAVAAAVILELEGLEIIETETLETELFFPYIPGFLGIREVEPSLSVLNTLKHDFDVLMVNGHGVMHPRGFGLASHVGVLLDCPTIGVAKRLIDERYINVATQRHHAEDQFLISKNNRVIGAFFRGKYVSVGHRISLKTALNVVKRTSIFKTPEPIRQAHLLATETFKSILERIG, from the coding sequence ATGTGTTTCGTTAACCTCACCCCACAACTAGCCAGTATACAGTATTCTCTGGCAGATAAAGTAACTGAAAGTGACGACTTCTGTAGTAGGTTGGAAAGGGTGGCCGGGGTTGACATTTCATTTCCAGTACATAATAAAGCTGTGGCGGCGGCAGTGATCCTGGAACTGGAAGGACTGGAAATAATTGAAACTGAAACCCTGGAGACAGAGTTATTTTTCCCGTACATCCCCGGTTTTCTGGGTATAAGGGAGGTTGAACCATCTTTATCTGTTTTAAATACCTTGAAACATGATTTCGATGTTTTAATGGTTAATGGCCATGGTGTTATGCATCCCCGTGGTTTTGGACTGGCTTCCCATGTGGGTGTACTTCTGGACTGTCCCACCATTGGTGTGGCCAAAAGGTTAATTGATGAAAGGTATATAAACGTAGCCACCCAAAGACACCACGCTGAGGACCAATTCCTAATATCAAAAAATAACCGCGTAATTGGGGCCTTTTTTAGGGGAAAATACGTAAGTGTTGGCCATAGAATATCCTTAAAGACTGCTTTAAATGTTGTAAAAAGGACCAGTATCTTCAAAACCCCCGAACCAATTAGACAAGCCCACCTACTGGCCACCGAAACTTTCAAAAGTATTTTGGAAAGAATAGGATAA
- a CDS encoding AAA family ATPase, producing MKKIGILYVKGSLPNFEDFGKLPTHLLKDNGLVGGEKAHQVLDGLIIPGGSIVESESITPEVKRVIRKMDAQEKFILGMCSGFQVLAHKTDIGRKSPCPVEREGLGILDVTFHPLIGTDRVEAEVADDSFLTTGMKGKSVTGFHCHTYGDIRGNAPPVLFSQVKRTDYADNPRKILAGVRNDEGNVVGTMIHGSLDENPSLVNNILNYMDTDEEETQQIYQANQELLKKIKGEIGIGLDIYADYRLSSNADESHRPIPGNNPENAEIPPFIMIASTGSDSGKTFLTTGLVGALRRKGYRVGVLKVGPDTRDLVPALYLNKERMVNFSSIKIGGLGWKDLKEIINTLKGKKYDLILIEGVMSVFTGLLNEKTPFSAAEIALAGNIPTIMVTGCNKGGIETAALDMVSHLEMMQKLGIKTVGAILNKVYHEEIAENASRYIKKSTGLDWVARVPKAQLAARGGTPEVEIKLEDFCQKAMETVEQHLDVEKIMKIAQKPEFTGYRSYSDILDIYLS from the coding sequence ATGAAAAAAATAGGCATCCTCTATGTTAAAGGGTCTCTACCCAATTTCGAGGACTTTGGAAAACTTCCCACTCATCTGTTAAAGGACAATGGCCTGGTAGGTGGGGAAAAGGCACACCAGGTTCTGGATGGCCTTATAATACCGGGGGGCAGTATTGTAGAGTCAGAAAGTATCACTCCTGAAGTAAAAAGGGTTATCCGGAAAATGGATGCTCAGGAGAAGTTCATACTGGGGATGTGCTCTGGATTTCAGGTACTGGCCCATAAAACAGATATAGGGCGTAAATCTCCCTGTCCAGTGGAACGTGAAGGACTGGGAATACTGGATGTCACCTTCCATCCCCTCATTGGCACCGACCGGGTGGAAGCAGAAGTGGCTGATGATTCCTTCCTCACCACGGGAATGAAGGGAAAAAGTGTCACTGGTTTCCATTGCCACACTTACGGGGATATAAGGGGAAATGCACCACCAGTACTATTTTCACAGGTTAAAAGAACCGATTACGCGGATAATCCACGTAAGATACTTGCCGGGGTTCGTAACGATGAAGGAAACGTGGTGGGAACCATGATTCACGGTTCTCTGGATGAAAACCCCTCCCTGGTTAATAACATCCTGAATTACATGGATACGGATGAAGAAGAAACACAACAAATCTATCAGGCCAACCAGGAACTTCTGAAGAAAATCAAGGGAGAAATAGGAATCGGTCTGGATATTTACGCGGATTATCGGTTATCCTCCAATGCAGATGAATCGCACCGACCAATCCCTGGAAATAACCCTGAAAATGCAGAAATACCTCCTTTCATTATGATAGCCAGCACCGGGTCTGATTCCGGGAAAACATTCCTCACCACTGGACTGGTGGGAGCCCTGCGCAGGAAGGGATACCGGGTGGGAGTTTTAAAGGTAGGTCCGGATACCCGGGATCTGGTACCGGCCCTCTACCTAAACAAGGAAAGAATGGTCAACTTTTCATCCATTAAAATCGGTGGACTGGGCTGGAAAGATTTGAAAGAGATAATAAACACTTTAAAAGGCAAAAAATATGATTTGATATTGATTGAGGGAGTTATGAGTGTTTTTACCGGCCTTTTAAATGAAAAAACACCCTTCTCTGCCGCAGAGATAGCCCTGGCTGGGAACATCCCCACCATCATGGTGACCGGATGTAACAAGGGGGGCATAGAAACCGCGGCACTGGATATGGTTTCTCACCTGGAAATGATGCAGAAACTGGGCATAAAGACAGTTGGAGCTATTTTAAACAAGGTTTACCACGAAGAAATAGCAGAAAACGCATCCCGTTACATTAAAAAAAGCACTGGACTGGACTGGGTGGCCCGGGTACCCAAGGCCCAGCTGGCAGCCCGTGGTGGAACTCCGGAGGTGGAAATAAAACTGGAAGATTTCTGCCAGAAGGCCATGGAAACCGTGGAACAACACCTCGATGTTGAAAAAATCATGAAAATAGCTCAAAAACCTGAATTTACTGGTTACCGGTCTTACAGTGATATTTTGGATATTTATTTATCCTAA
- a CDS encoding MFS transporter has product MNKSLLNQYETPTKTHYKIFGLSWAGWVFDFYDLILFTFLIIPIGQELHLSNLMLSYALSASIIAAAVGGVLFGVLSDKYGRKIVLQLTIIIYSIGTVLCAFSTNLETLILFRIITGLGVGGEWATGQTYVNETFPAKLRGRFGAFLQTGNPVGLILASLVGGFLLPVIGWRASFLISVLPAILVILIRRQIPESDLWLQRKDNAEDKLKSLKIKSNEFVSLLLKPYRKTFLMALILAILGSSAYWFTYSWLPTYLQGKGISVVNSAMWIIVNQVGGILGLLFFGLIADRFGRRPAFSSFALTMAAGLIMITLFWNNIATYPYLIFVFMFMIGIGTGIYGGFGPLVSELFPTSLRSTAMGSSFNLARGTQFLTPILIALIGTKYGLGSGIFLGSVFALGVALFIWAFPETNAIELEKLEE; this is encoded by the coding sequence ATGAACAAATCACTTTTAAATCAGTATGAAACGCCCACTAAAACTCATTACAAGATATTCGGGCTTAGCTGGGCAGGATGGGTTTTTGATTTTTATGATCTAATTTTATTCACCTTTCTCATCATTCCTATTGGCCAGGAACTTCACCTGTCAAATTTAATGCTTTCTTACGCATTGAGTGCGTCAATTATTGCCGCCGCAGTTGGCGGAGTATTATTTGGGGTATTGTCTGATAAATACGGGCGTAAAATAGTTCTGCAGTTAACCATAATCATATACAGCATAGGAACAGTTTTATGTGCATTTTCAACGAATCTGGAAACTCTGATCCTGTTTAGAATTATAACCGGTCTTGGTGTTGGTGGAGAATGGGCTACCGGGCAAACTTATGTTAATGAAACATTCCCGGCTAAACTTAGAGGCAGGTTCGGGGCGTTTCTTCAGACTGGAAATCCAGTTGGATTAATATTGGCTTCGCTTGTGGGGGGGTTCCTCCTCCCAGTCATTGGGTGGAGGGCAAGTTTTCTTATTTCCGTCTTACCCGCCATATTGGTAATACTAATCCGAAGACAAATCCCTGAATCTGACTTATGGCTCCAGAGGAAAGATAATGCTGAGGATAAACTTAAATCACTGAAAATTAAAAGCAATGAATTTGTTTCCCTGTTATTAAAACCATACAGAAAAACATTTCTGATGGCATTAATACTGGCTATACTGGGTAGTTCTGCTTACTGGTTCACTTATTCATGGTTACCAACTTATCTGCAGGGGAAAGGTATTTCTGTGGTTAATTCTGCAATGTGGATAATAGTAAATCAGGTAGGGGGGATTTTGGGACTTTTATTCTTTGGACTTATCGCCGATCGATTTGGTCGTAGACCGGCATTTTCTTCCTTTGCCCTGACCATGGCCGCCGGATTGATAATGATCACCCTCTTCTGGAATAATATCGCAACATACCCCTACCTGATATTCGTTTTCATGTTCATGATAGGTATTGGGACGGGTATTTATGGCGGATTTGGTCCTTTAGTCTCTGAATTGTTCCCCACAAGTTTGAGGAGCACCGCCATGGGTTCTAGTTTCAATCTGGCCCGAGGAACTCAATTTTTAACCCCTATTTTAATTGCACTAATAGGGACAAAATACGGTCTGGGAAGTGGAATATTCCTGGGATCTGTCTTTGCTTTAGGTGTAGCCCTATTTATATGGGCATTTCCAGAAACAAATGCCATTGAACTGGAAAAACTGGAAGAATAA
- the ribB gene encoding 3,4-dihydroxy-2-butanone-4-phosphate synthase — MIKKAIESFKKGEIVLIFDDDNRERETDMIIAAEFMTPQHMTTIRNDAGGLVCVPISAENSDKLGIPFMTDVMDAASGEYPVLGELTPNDIPYDEKSAFSITVNHRKTFTGITDNDRACTIKELGLMCKNGNFQDFGKYFRAPGHVTLLRSTEGHVLKRKGHTEMSIALAEMAGTTQVAVCCEMMDDETGGSMNTDKVAEYAKKNDLVFLSGAELIEAYHEFKGI, encoded by the coding sequence ATGATAAAAAAAGCCATAGAATCATTTAAAAAGGGAGAAATAGTTCTAATATTTGACGATGATAACCGGGAGAGGGAAACCGATATGATCATCGCTGCGGAGTTCATGACCCCCCAGCACATGACCACCATCCGAAATGATGCCGGAGGTCTGGTCTGTGTCCCCATATCCGCAGAAAACTCTGACAAACTGGGAATACCATTCATGACTGATGTGATGGATGCCGCAAGCGGAGAATATCCAGTTTTAGGTGAATTAACACCTAATGATATACCCTACGATGAAAAATCTGCCTTTTCCATAACTGTCAACCACCGGAAAACCTTCACCGGAATAACTGACAATGACCGGGCCTGCACCATCAAGGAACTGGGACTCATGTGTAAAAACGGGAACTTCCAGGATTTCGGCAAGTATTTCCGTGCCCCGGGACATGTAACCCTCCTCAGATCCACTGAAGGCCATGTTCTGAAAAGGAAGGGTCACACGGAGATGAGTATTGCTCTGGCGGAGATGGCCGGCACTACACAGGTAGCAGTTTGCTGTGAAATGATGGATGATGAAACCGGGGGTTCCATGAACACCGATAAAGTAGCTGAATATGCCAAAAAGAATGATTTGGTGTTTTTAAGCGGAGCAGAACTCATTGAAGCCTACCATGAGTTTAAAGGAATTTAA
- a CDS encoding S-layer family protein, producing the protein MENQNKKSIPKIPFLLLIGVVLFSLSVSAVSAANTSSNSTIYVSTEGNDTWDGLSPTYNTTSGPKKTITNATGTVTTNGTIYIAPGTYNESGITINKDMTITGENQENTIINGQQSGNSIFNILSGITANITNLTLTNGRTPLGGAIYKDGGNLTVTNCTFTNNTAGYGGAIYTNVGSLTVKNCKFTNNTAKQHVGAWGGSIYNYGGSLTVTNCIFTTKTISGLGDDSGGAIYNNDGSLTVINSTFTNNSATRYGGAIFNNGGSLTVINSTFTNNTAYCGGAIYNKGGSLSMTNCTLTTNTVSEDGGAIYSKDGESFSMTNCTLTTNKAARYGGAIYKDGGRLTVMNCMLADNTMNLEQGYGGAIFNNAGSLTVTNSAFADNTAYWYGGAIYNNGSLTVTNSTLKNNYAFGDGGAIYNNGSLTVTNSTLKNNTASGDGGAIYNSGGSTVTNSTFTNNNAYTSYGGAIYNHLGGLIVTKSTFTNNTAYGDSVAGGDSGAGGAIWSYGGNVVVHFNRIVGNSPNNSQIHSEMGTVNATLNWWGSNLNPLSYVSNGSSGNVDVSSWLILNMTTNPTNISYGGNSTVTVDLLHDNTGTYHDPINGHVPDGIDVEFSSYLGLYRPADNVLVNGSITSFYIPGTVGSDNIKVTVDNQILSTSVTINQSPTTITVDPVSGEAGETVTLNTHITDSNGNPVKDGKVTYKVNGTVIGTVDISNGLATINWTIPSTWIGGFYGVVVNYLGSHKYLASTNTTNLTVNPIPTTITVDPVNGHAGQTITINTHITDSNSNPVTNGQVTYKVNSTIIGTVDVSNGLATITWTIPTTWTTGTYNIIADYSGSSNYLASTNGTSLTLQPSAYLYMNVTSSKVNPSVGDKFVLTYKLSNSGPDDAANVVVSFQIPEGLEFVTASVDSGTYTYNPTNRTITWTLNNVEVGDPYLYLTLKALTSGTYTIIPTINSQTLNRNTNTIKPFNINIETTNNNDNNDPTTNPTTANAASNTITMQKTGTPTTSLILAILAILGGILTPKKK; encoded by the coding sequence ATGGAAAACCAAAATAAAAAATCAATCCCTAAAATTCCCTTTCTACTACTAATAGGTGTGGTTTTATTTTCTTTAAGTGTTAGTGCTGTAAGCGCAGCCAACACATCAAGTAATTCCACAATATACGTCAGTACAGAAGGAAACGACACATGGGACGGACTATCACCCACATACAACACCACAAGCGGACCCAAAAAGACCATAACAAATGCCACAGGCACAGTTACAACAAACGGAACAATCTACATAGCACCAGGAACCTACAACGAATCAGGAATAACCATAAACAAAGACATGACAATCACCGGTGAAAACCAGGAAAACACAATAATCAATGGACAACAAAGCGGAAACAGCATATTCAACATACTATCAGGAATAACAGCCAATATAACTAACTTAACACTCACAAACGGCAGGACACCTTTGGGTGGAGCCATCTACAAGGATGGTGGAAATTTAACTGTGACGAACTGTACATTCACCAACAACACTGCAGGTTATGGTGGTGCCATTTACACTAATGTTGGAAGTTTAACTGTAAAGAACTGTAAATTCACCAACAACACCGCAAAGCAGCATGTTGGTGCTTGGGGTGGTTCCATCTACAATTATGGTGGAAGTTTAACTGTGACCAACTGTATATTCACAACCAAAACCATTTCTGGCCTCGGAGATGATTCTGGGGGAGCCATCTACAATAATGATGGAAGTTTAACTGTAATTAACAGTACATTCACCAACAACAGTGCAACTCGCTATGGTGGTGCCATATTCAATAATGGTGGAAGTTTAACTGTAATTAACAGTACATTCACCAACAACACCGCATATTGTGGTGGGGCCATCTACAATAAGGGTGGAAGTTTAAGTATGACAAACTGTACACTCACCACCAACACAGTATCTGAGGATGGTGGGGCCATCTACAGTAAAGATGGTGAAAGTTTTAGTATGACAAACTGTACACTCACCACCAACAAAGCAGCGCGTTATGGTGGTGCCATCTACAAGGATGGCGGACGTTTGACTGTGATGAACTGTATGCTGGCAGATAACACCATGAATCTAGAACAAGGTTATGGTGGTGCCATCTTCAATAATGCTGGAAGTTTAACTGTGACAAACAGTGCATTCGCAGACAACACCGCATATTGGTATGGTGGGGCCATCTACAATAATGGAAGTTTAACTGTGACAAACAGTACACTAAAAAATAACTACGCCTTTGGTGATGGTGGGGCCATCTACAATAATGGAAGTTTAACTGTGACAAACAGTACACTAAAAAATAACACCGCTTCTGGTGATGGTGGGGCCATCTACAATAGTGGAGGTTCAACTGTGACAAACAGTACGTTCACAAACAACAATGCCTATACTTCTTACGGTGGTGCTATCTACAATCATCTTGGAGGTTTAATTGTTACGAAGAGTACATTCACCAACAACACCGCCTATGGGGATAGTGTTGCTGGTGGTGATAGTGGTGCTGGTGGTGCTATTTGGAGTTATGGAGGTAATGTTGTTGTTCATTTCAACAGGATTGTTGGAAACAGTCCAAATAACAGCCAGATCCACAGCGAAATGGGCACAGTGAATGCTACGCTTAACTGGTGGGGTTCAAACCTTAATCCATTAAGTTATGTGTCTAATGGTTCAAGTGGTAATGTTGACGTAAGTTCCTGGTTGATTCTGAATATGACAACTAACCCTACTAACATTTCCTATGGTGGTAATTCGACTGTTACTGTTGATTTACTACATGACAATACTGGAACTTATCATGATCCAATAAACGGCCATGTGCCAGATGGAATCGATGTTGAGTTCTCAAGTTACTTGGGACTCTACAGACCAGCTGATAATGTACTGGTGAATGGTAGTATAACATCGTTTTACATACCCGGAACCGTAGGCTCAGATAATATTAAGGTGACAGTTGATAATCAAATACTTTCAACATCAGTAACAATAAACCAATCCCCCACTACCATTACGGTAGATCCTGTTAGCGGTGAGGCGGGTGAAACTGTAACACTAAACACCCACATAACAGACTCCAACGGAAATCCAGTGAAAGACGGAAAAGTAACATACAAGGTAAACGGTACTGTTATTGGCACCGTGGATATCTCCAATGGCCTAGCAACCATTAACTGGACCATTCCCTCTACTTGGATTGGTGGTTTTTATGGTGTTGTTGTAAATTATTTAGGTAGTCATAAGTATTTGGCTTCCACCAATACTACAAACCTAACAGTAAACCCCATCCCAACCACAATTACCGTGGACCCAGTTAACGGCCACGCAGGCCAAACCATAACAATAAACACCCACATAACAGACTCCAACAGCAATCCAGTGACCAACGGACAAGTAACATACAAAGTAAACAGTACTATTATTGGCACCGTGGATGTCTCCAATGGTTTAGCGACTATCACATGGACCATCCCCACAACCTGGACCACCGGTACCTACAATATAATTGCAGACTACTCTGGTAGCAGTAATTATTTGGCTTCCACCAATGGTACCAGTTTGACATTGCAACCATCCGCCTATCTGTACATGAACGTTACAAGTTCGAAGGTTAATCCTAGTGTGGGTGATAAGTTTGTTTTAACTTATAAACTCAGTAATAGTGGTCCGGATGATGCGGCTAATGTTGTGGTGTCATTCCAGATACCGGAAGGTTTGGAATTTGTAACAGCCAGTGTTGACAGCGGAACATACACCTACAACCCCACAAACAGAACAATAACATGGACACTCAACAACGTAGAAGTAGGAGACCCCTACCTATACCTCACACTAAAAGCACTAACAAGCGGAACATACACCATAATACCCACAATAAACTCACAAACACTCAACAGAAACACAAACACAATAAAACCATTCAACATTAACATAGAAACAACAAACAACAACGATAACAACGACCCGACAACAAACCCTACAACCGCAAACGCGGCAAGCAACACCATAACAATGCAAAAAACAGGAACACCAACAACAAGCCTCATACTAGCCATACTAGCCATACTCGGAGGAATACTCACACCAAAGAAAAAATAA
- the gatA gene encoding Asp-tRNA(Asn)/Glu-tRNA(Gln) amidotransferase subunit GatA yields the protein MSILEKSQSIRNHELTSEENLETFIKGIEKDNSAIRAFVELKVDEAREKAKEIDDKIKNGQKLGKLAGMVVGIKSNINVEDFHITAASPSLKNYLGSYDATVTRRIKAEDGIIIGMTNMDEFAAGSSTETSCFGHTDNPAAPGRIPGGSSGGSAAAIAAGMCDLALGSDTGGSIRNPASHCGVMGFKPTYGAVSRQGLLDLAMSFDQIGPFAADASGIALMLEVIAGEDRRECTTIDWKVPEFTSSITDPENALKGMKLGVVKEFFDVSDEAIVNIIEDRINQMQEAGAEVVELSFDHLKLCLPTYYLINYVEFFSATRKYDGRKYGERIEEVCGEEVLRRIQMGSYISQKEFSGKYYKKALQARSLIRREITGLLKDVDVLVGPTVPKLPHKLGTSLEPMEMYAYDILTVIANLAGIPAASTPAGDVKGVPVGMQFQAKPLDDEKILKAMVGVESLQ from the coding sequence ATGAGTATTTTGGAAAAATCACAATCAATCAGGAATCATGAATTAACCTCCGAAGAGAATCTGGAAACATTCATTAAAGGAATCGAAAAGGATAACTCTGCTATAAGGGCATTTGTTGAACTTAAAGTTGATGAAGCCCGTGAAAAAGCCAAAGAAATTGATGATAAGATTAAAAATGGCCAGAAATTGGGAAAACTGGCTGGTATGGTAGTGGGAATTAAAAGTAACATTAATGTGGAGGATTTCCACATCACCGCAGCCTCTCCCTCCCTGAAAAATTACCTGGGGAGCTACGATGCCACAGTCACCCGGCGAATAAAGGCCGAAGATGGAATCATAATTGGAATGACCAATATGGATGAATTTGCAGCGGGAAGCTCCACTGAAACATCGTGTTTCGGCCATACTGACAACCCTGCCGCCCCGGGACGCATACCTGGTGGATCCAGTGGGGGTAGTGCCGCAGCAATCGCTGCAGGGATGTGTGACCTGGCTTTGGGTTCAGATACCGGTGGATCCATACGTAATCCGGCTTCCCACTGTGGGGTGATGGGATTCAAACCAACCTACGGTGCAGTGAGCAGACAGGGACTGTTGGATTTGGCCATGAGCTTCGACCAGATCGGACCCTTCGCTGCTGATGCCAGTGGTATAGCTTTAATGCTGGAGGTTATTGCCGGGGAAGACCGCCGGGAGTGTACCACCATTGACTGGAAAGTCCCAGAATTCACCTCTTCCATCACTGATCCAGAAAATGCACTTAAAGGCATGAAGCTGGGGGTAGTGAAGGAATTCTTCGATGTATCAGATGAGGCTATCGTCAATATTATTGAAGATCGCATCAACCAGATGCAGGAGGCTGGGGCGGAAGTGGTGGAATTAAGCTTCGATCATCTCAAATTATGCCTACCTACCTACTACCTCATAAACTATGTGGAATTCTTCTCTGCCACCCGAAAGTACGATGGCCGAAAGTACGGGGAACGCATTGAAGAAGTGTGTGGAGAGGAAGTACTCCGCAGGATACAGATGGGATCCTACATCAGCCAGAAAGAATTCAGTGGCAAATACTACAAGAAGGCTTTACAGGCCCGTTCCCTCATACGGAGAGAAATAACCGGACTCCTGAAAGATGTGGATGTGCTGGTTGGCCCCACCGTACCCAAACTACCTCATAAACTGGGCACCTCTCTGGAACCAATGGAAATGTATGCCTACGACATCCTGACCGTTATAGCCAACCTGGCTGGTATACCTGCAGCAAGCACACCGGCCGGGGATGTTAAGGGAGTACCGGTGGGAATGCAGTTCCAGGCCAAACCACTGGATGATGAAAAAATACTTAAAGCAATGGTAGGCGTGGAATCTCTTCAATAA
- the sepS gene encoding O-phosphoserine--tRNA ligase — MKKKEILKLAKRDFEKAWVETGKGLKNPHHDEEYPRLHFQPGRTHPLSDTIAQLRQAYLLLGFQETINPVFIDEEHVYRQFGPEAPAVLDRCFYLAGLPRPDIGIGMDKIEQIEEMGVSLNEDKIQGLKEVFRSYKKGDTSGDDLVHDVSIALEIADEIGLRVLERVFPELKELTPISSKTTLRSHMTSGWFITLEALHENSPLPVKLFSIDRCFRREQREDSSHLMTYHSASCVWMDDEVSLDMGMAVSESLLEYFGFRKFKFLPDEKKSKYYIPGTQTEVYGYHPKLKEWVEVATFGLYSPIALAKYGIDQEVMNLGVGAERIAMILGDHEDIREMVYPHTYGKWGLSDREMASMLRLNLYPVTDDGRKLMETLVNTAQEYGDTSSPCEFTAFKGEFMGKSLEVKIIEPEAGTRLLGPASWNRVYVYDGNIVGVPQPARMERFPTSDNTENILQNLGKEIADDLAIAAVEKGIPTGISYMGGVAAQAAYHIEEMVVSGEEQVNLRTTIAKSPSDINLKLDKLAMRYINSRNKVIDIRGPIFCTITAEIKKDE; from the coding sequence GTGAAGAAAAAGGAGATATTAAAACTGGCCAAGAGGGATTTTGAAAAGGCCTGGGTGGAAACAGGCAAAGGATTGAAAAATCCCCATCATGATGAGGAATATCCCCGTCTGCACTTCCAACCTGGCCGGACCCATCCCTTATCAGATACCATTGCTCAGCTCAGGCAGGCATATCTACTCCTGGGGTTTCAGGAAACCATCAATCCCGTATTCATTGATGAAGAACATGTCTACCGCCAGTTCGGACCAGAGGCCCCGGCAGTACTGGACCGTTGCTTCTACCTGGCTGGACTTCCCCGACCAGATATTGGAATAGGTATGGATAAGATTGAACAGATCGAAGAGATGGGTGTTTCCCTTAATGAAGATAAAATACAGGGGCTTAAGGAAGTTTTCCGGAGCTATAAAAAGGGAGACACCAGTGGCGATGACTTGGTGCACGATGTTTCCATTGCCCTGGAAATAGCCGACGAAATCGGATTAAGGGTCCTGGAAAGGGTTTTCCCTGAACTTAAGGAATTAACCCCCATCTCCAGTAAAACCACCTTACGTTCACACATGACTTCGGGATGGTTCATAACCCTGGAGGCCCTGCATGAAAACAGCCCCTTACCGGTTAAACTGTTTTCCATTGACCGCTGTTTCCGCAGGGAGCAAAGAGAAGATTCCAGTCACCTTATGACCTATCATTCTGCTTCCTGTGTATGGATGGATGATGAAGTATCTCTGGATATGGGAATGGCAGTTTCGGAAAGCCTGCTGGAGTACTTTGGTTTTAGGAAGTTCAAATTTTTGCCGGATGAGAAGAAATCAAAGTACTACATACCCGGGACCCAGACCGAAGTCTACGGATACCATCCCAAACTGAAGGAATGGGTGGAAGTGGCCACCTTCGGCCTGTACTCACCCATTGCCCTGGCTAAGTACGGTATTGACCAGGAGGTAATGAACCTGGGTGTGGGCGCCGAGCGGATTGCCATGATACTCGGAGACCATGAAGACATTCGGGAGATGGTTTATCCCCATACCTATGGTAAGTGGGGCCTCAGTGACCGGGAAATGGCCTCCATGCTCCGCCTGAACCTGTATCCAGTAACGGATGATGGCCGCAAATTGATGGAAACACTGGTAAACACTGCCCAAGAATATGGAGATACATCATCACCCTGTGAATTCACCGCATTTAAAGGAGAGTTTATGGGAAAATCCCTGGAAGTCAAGATCATCGAACCGGAAGCAGGCACCAGGCTCCTGGGACCTGCCAGCTGGAACAGAGTTTATGTGTACGATGGTAATATCGTGGGCGTGCCCCAGCCAGCCCGGATGGAACGATTCCCCACCTCCGATAATACCGAAAATATTCTGCAAAATCTGGGAAAGGAAATAGCCGATGATCTGGCTATTGCCGCAGTGGAAAAGGGTATCCCCACGGGTATCAGCTACATGGGAGGAGTTGCTGCCCAGGCCGCCTACCACATAGAGGAGATGGTGGTTAGTGGAGAAGAACAGGTTAATCTAAGGACCACCATAGCCAAGTCTCCTTCAGATATCAATCTCAAACTGGATAAACTGGCCATGCGTTACATTAACAGTAGAAATAAGGTAATCGATATTAGAGGACCTATATTCTGTACTATAACCGCTGAAATTAAGAAGGATGAGTAA
- a CDS encoding CTP-dependent riboflavin kinase, giving the protein MEIKGKVISGTHKGTYFMSLDVYQDEFREKLKFKPYPGTLNLKISEECVREISKTQDKMGVIEGTDNYGDVKFLPAKLSGVVDGAILFPVRTQHAPEILEFVAQENLRSKLKLNDGDEVTLEIN; this is encoded by the coding sequence ATGGAAATCAAAGGGAAGGTTATCTCTGGAACCCATAAAGGCACCTATTTCATGTCTTTAGATGTTTATCAGGACGAATTTAGGGAAAAACTTAAATTCAAACCCTACCCCGGGACTCTTAACCTGAAAATATCAGAAGAATGTGTCCGGGAAATATCCAAAACGCAGGATAAGATGGGAGTAATTGAAGGGACTGACAACTATGGGGATGTGAAGTTTCTCCCGGCTAAACTCAGTGGAGTTGTAGATGGAGCTATTTTATTCCCGGTTAGGACTCAGCATGCTCCAGAAATTTTGGAATTTGTTGCCCAGGAAAATCTTCGCTCTAAACTTAAACTTAATGATGGAGATGAAGTTACCTTAGAAATAAACTGA